One window from the genome of Natrialba magadii ATCC 43099 encodes:
- a CDS encoding DUF7109 family protein, protein MNATADELAGVVELFGGLTRAELERALSEAAYRADGQSVDEDALETAIEEALAAFALVRYDGSEADAPLLVAGPTAFPTVPNHAEDVPHILDVEPRRLDREALGETAHDRFATAVDRALTNDDADRLETLLDVSYDLEAWAPLDLAAERDDLSEALE, encoded by the coding sequence ATGAACGCGACCGCCGACGAACTGGCCGGTGTCGTCGAGCTCTTCGGCGGGCTGACGCGCGCGGAACTCGAGCGCGCCCTCTCGGAGGCCGCCTACCGCGCTGACGGACAGTCCGTCGACGAGGACGCACTCGAGACGGCGATCGAGGAGGCGCTCGCGGCGTTCGCGCTCGTCCGCTACGACGGGAGCGAGGCCGACGCACCGCTGCTCGTCGCCGGTCCGACGGCGTTCCCGACGGTGCCGAACCACGCCGAGGACGTTCCCCATATCCTCGACGTCGAACCGCGCCGTCTCGACCGCGAAGCCCTCGGCGAGACCGCACACGACCGGTTCGCGACGGCAGTCGATCGGGCTCTGACGAACGACGACGCCGATCGACTCGAGACGCTCCTCGACGTTAGCTACGACCTCGAGGCCTGGGCACCGCTCGACCTGGCAGCCGAACGCGACGACCTCTCGGAGGCACTCGAGTGA
- a CDS encoding NUDIX hydrolase, with protein sequence MSRVPTFDLDPVAAHEPTGIDDQRFDAAVLAPVIDRDGEDHLLFTRRADHLGEHPGQMSFPGGGAESVDDTILDTALREANEEIGLDPEEAEIVGQLDDIRTISEYAVTPFVARVPDRTYDRQASEVAEIVVLPLSGLLDPENYEYERRDHPYYGDIVVHYFHVDGSTVWGATGRILVQLLELATEFEAPVSDDRTRR encoded by the coding sequence ATGAGTCGGGTCCCCACCTTCGACCTCGATCCGGTTGCGGCACACGAACCCACCGGGATCGATGACCAGCGGTTCGACGCCGCGGTGCTCGCGCCGGTCATCGACCGAGACGGCGAGGATCACCTGCTGTTTACCCGCCGTGCGGACCACCTCGGCGAGCACCCCGGACAGATGAGCTTTCCCGGCGGCGGTGCCGAATCGGTCGACGATACCATTCTCGACACCGCGCTCCGGGAGGCCAACGAGGAGATCGGCCTCGATCCCGAGGAAGCGGAAATCGTCGGCCAACTCGACGACATCCGAACGATCAGCGAGTACGCGGTCACGCCGTTCGTCGCGCGCGTTCCCGACCGGACGTACGACCGACAGGCCAGCGAGGTCGCCGAAATCGTCGTTCTTCCGCTTTCCGGGCTGCTCGATCCCGAGAACTACGAGTACGAACGACGGGACCATCCGTACTACGGCGACATCGTCGTCCACTACTTCCATGTCGACGGCTCCACCGTCTGGGGCGCGACAGGTCGGATTCTCGTCCAGCTACTCGAGTTAGCGACCGAGTTTGAGGCTCCGGTTTCGGACGACCGCACGCGGAGGTAG
- a CDS encoding DUF7388 family protein produces MLTTSTVSRAGLDAIALKPAECDVERATAIPADTIAIDYEGREHVPDRDTIEALAADARVLLTTPVRADGFDPIGDNSLATELPPAVDRILVAGHPAYLTDDERSRAVAPRLGAALESAPESWVGTESVERIAMATGATQYDLLSRSTERELRALRAAGFDGDIAVYAPTVLSDDEDVILDAVGDYVSRRRPVASALPESGDEQTDSRATGRAREVLLAAANDYALVGTETDVREQTDALREAGGTTVVGYPARDIEPFLE; encoded by the coding sequence ATGTTGACCACAAGTACCGTCTCGCGCGCCGGTCTGGACGCCATCGCGCTCAAACCAGCCGAGTGCGACGTCGAGCGAGCAACGGCCATCCCAGCCGACACCATCGCAATCGACTACGAGGGCCGCGAACACGTTCCCGACCGGGACACGATCGAGGCCCTCGCAGCCGACGCACGGGTCCTGCTGACGACACCGGTCAGAGCCGACGGCTTCGACCCGATCGGCGACAACTCGCTCGCCACCGAACTGCCGCCCGCGGTCGACCGCATCCTCGTCGCCGGCCACCCTGCCTACCTGACCGACGACGAACGCAGTCGCGCCGTCGCGCCACGGCTCGGGGCTGCACTCGAGTCCGCGCCAGAGTCCTGGGTCGGGACCGAGAGCGTCGAGCGCATCGCGATGGCGACGGGTGCGACCCAGTACGACCTGCTCTCGCGTTCGACGGAACGAGAGCTGCGTGCCCTGCGCGCGGCCGGTTTCGACGGCGACATCGCCGTCTACGCGCCGACGGTGCTCTCGGACGACGAGGACGTGATTCTGGACGCTGTCGGTGACTACGTCTCTCGCCGGCGTCCAGTTGCTTCGGCGCTGCCGGAAAGTGGTGACGAACAGACGGACTCGCGGGCGACGGGGCGTGCACGAGAGGTGTTGCTCGCTGCCGCGAACGACTACGCACTCGTCGGCACCGAGACCGACGTTCGAGAGCAGACCGACGCGCTGCGCGAGGCTGGCGGAACCACCGTGGTCGGCTACCCGGCGCGCGACATCGAGCCGTTTCTCGAGTAA
- a CDS encoding creatininase family protein, whose amino-acid sequence MTLLAERTTTDAAADLEAAEVAVVPTGSTEQHGPALPLGMDHMAAQAFARSAADREDTVVLPTIPVGVSVHHRQFDGTLYVSAETFEQYVEETIASLAEHGVRKAVVVNGHGGNSGALRRAARTLRDEETAFAPPWNWWDSVEDVAADLFDEDGGHADAMESSLLWHIRDDLVQPDELEAAEAGASESWGESVHGAALGFDTIDFSESGAVGRPTQADPEKGEALFEAGADQLDALLDWLAAQPLEDCWARAHK is encoded by the coding sequence ATGACACTGCTCGCAGAGCGAACCACGACCGACGCCGCCGCCGACCTCGAGGCGGCCGAGGTTGCTGTTGTCCCGACTGGAAGCACCGAACAGCACGGCCCAGCGCTCCCGCTCGGCATGGACCACATGGCCGCGCAGGCGTTCGCCCGCTCCGCTGCCGACCGGGAGGATACGGTCGTTCTCCCAACGATTCCGGTCGGCGTCAGCGTTCACCACCGCCAGTTCGACGGCACGCTGTACGTCTCCGCGGAGACGTTCGAGCAGTACGTCGAGGAGACGATCGCGAGTCTCGCCGAGCACGGCGTCCGCAAGGCAGTCGTCGTCAACGGCCACGGCGGCAACAGCGGCGCGCTCCGGCGTGCTGCCAGAACGCTTCGCGACGAGGAAACTGCCTTCGCCCCGCCGTGGAACTGGTGGGACAGCGTCGAGGACGTCGCAGCCGATCTGTTCGACGAAGACGGCGGCCACGCCGACGCGATGGAGTCGAGCCTACTCTGGCACATCCGCGACGACCTCGTCCAGCCCGACGAACTCGAGGCCGCCGAAGCCGGCGCGAGCGAGTCCTGGGGCGAGTCGGTCCACGGTGCAGCGCTCGGGTTCGACACGATCGACTTCTCCGAGAGCGGCGCGGTTGGCCGGCCGACCCAGGCCGACCCCGAAAAGGGAGAGGCGCTGTTCGAAGCCGGTGCCGACCAGCTCGACGCACTGCTCGACTGGCTCGCAGCACAGCCACTCGAGGACTGCTGGGCGCGTGCGCACAAATGA
- a CDS encoding NAD(P)/FAD-dependent oxidoreductase, with translation MSEDAPELAVGADAFVDQGAGHSIAVVGAGAVGATAAYDLARQGADVTLYERGTVANASSGRAAGVCYDAFAGPIDAEIASDAIERFRALSGDETFPFTECPYVWLAREGDDRRADAIRGQLERMQAQGVVALEMTADELAERFPAVRADDVAVAGVAGGAGYTDPGQYTACLAAAATGAGATLETETPVSLETDPARIVRDDGTTEAYDAVLVTAGAHTKRLLADAGISIALKPYRVQALVASCDHPEPMCYDATGGFYLRPHPEGLLAGNGTEEWEADPDEYDRAANDGFADDLLERVRHRLPDAAGIELERAWAGLCTATPDRDPLVGQLEEGLYVATGFQGHGFMRAPAIGQRIADQILGGEGIDAFDPTRFDGDEEFDVVEGMGVTDD, from the coding sequence ATGAGCGAGGACGCACCCGAACTCGCGGTCGGTGCCGACGCCTTCGTCGACCAGGGTGCCGGCCACTCTATCGCCGTCGTCGGCGCGGGAGCCGTCGGCGCGACCGCAGCGTACGACCTGGCTCGACAGGGAGCCGACGTAACCCTGTACGAGCGCGGTACCGTCGCAAACGCGTCGAGCGGCCGCGCAGCGGGCGTCTGCTATGACGCCTTCGCCGGGCCGATCGACGCCGAAATCGCGAGCGACGCGATCGAGCGCTTCCGCGCGCTGTCGGGCGACGAGACGTTCCCGTTCACCGAGTGTCCCTACGTCTGGCTCGCCCGCGAGGGCGACGACCGGCGCGCCGACGCGATCCGCGGCCAACTCGAGCGCATGCAAGCACAGGGCGTCGTCGCACTCGAGATGACTGCCGACGAACTCGCGGAGCGATTCCCGGCTGTGCGGGCCGACGACGTCGCGGTCGCGGGCGTCGCGGGCGGTGCGGGCTACACCGATCCCGGCCAGTACACCGCCTGCCTCGCCGCGGCGGCGACCGGCGCGGGCGCGACACTCGAGACGGAGACGCCGGTAAGCCTCGAGACCGATCCGGCACGGATCGTCCGCGACGATGGCACGACGGAGGCGTACGACGCCGTGCTCGTCACTGCCGGTGCACACACGAAGCGCCTGCTCGCGGACGCCGGGATTTCTATCGCGCTCAAGCCCTACCGCGTCCAGGCGCTCGTCGCGAGCTGTGACCATCCGGAGCCGATGTGTTACGACGCGACCGGTGGCTTCTATCTCCGCCCGCATCCCGAGGGGCTGCTCGCCGGCAACGGCACCGAGGAGTGGGAGGCCGATCCGGACGAGTACGACCGGGCGGCGAACGACGGCTTCGCCGACGACCTACTCGAGCGCGTCCGTCACCGGCTCCCCGACGCCGCCGGGATCGAACTCGAGCGCGCGTGGGCAGGGCTCTGCACAGCGACACCCGATCGAGATCCGCTGGTCGGCCAGCTAGAGGAAGGGCTGTACGTCGCGACAGGGTTCCAGGGCCACGGCTTCATGCGCGCGCCGGCGATTGGACAGCGGATCGCGGACCAGATCCTCGGTGGTGAGGGCATCGATGCCTTCGATCCGACCCGCTTCGACGGCGATGAGGAGTTCGACGTCGTCGAGGGGATGGGCGTTACGGACGACTGA
- a CDS encoding Lrp/AsnC ligand binding domain-containing protein: MVHAFIMVKTAAGKSEGLLSQITDIESVAGAHIVAGNYDIIIEIDAPEVYDVLKAVSSDIQGLDGVTDTKTYIAMDQNDG; the protein is encoded by the coding sequence ATGGTTCACGCGTTTATCATGGTCAAGACGGCCGCCGGCAAGTCGGAGGGACTTCTCTCACAGATTACTGACATCGAGTCTGTCGCAGGTGCCCACATCGTCGCGGGGAACTACGACATCATCATCGAGATCGATGCCCCCGAAGTGTACGATGTGCTCAAGGCCGTCTCCTCAGATATTCAGGGCCTGGATGGCGTGACCGACACGAAGACATACATCGCGATGGATCAGAACGACGGCTGA
- the tmk gene encoding dTMP kinase: protein MATLVTLEGLDGSGKTTVWEALQDTYPDAVFTREPTNDSWYGDAVYRSIEDDDADSLAELFLYTADHADHLSRKIEPALERGDLVISDRYADSRYAYQGATLAETGRIAEPLEYVVDVHEPFSIEPDLTIYLDLDPETAARRAGSTNKFEHAAYLESVRENYDLLAERYADRFVRVDATQSPESVLETVRSVLATALEE from the coding sequence ATGGCCACGCTCGTCACGCTCGAGGGACTCGACGGCAGCGGCAAAACCACCGTCTGGGAGGCCCTGCAGGACACCTATCCCGACGCCGTCTTCACTCGCGAACCCACCAACGACTCCTGGTACGGCGATGCCGTCTACCGCTCTATCGAAGACGACGACGCCGACTCGCTCGCCGAACTCTTCCTCTACACCGCCGACCACGCCGACCACCTCTCGCGCAAAATCGAACCCGCCCTCGAGCGCGGCGACCTCGTCATCTCCGACCGCTATGCCGACTCCCGCTACGCCTACCAGGGCGCAACGCTCGCAGAAACCGGTCGGATTGCGGAGCCACTCGAGTACGTCGTCGACGTCCACGAACCGTTCTCGATCGAGCCTGATCTGACGATCTACCTCGACCTGGACCCGGAGACGGCCGCCCGTCGCGCCGGATCGACGAACAAGTTCGAGCACGCCGCGTATCTCGAATCCGTCCGCGAGAACTACGACCTGCTGGCCGAGCGCTACGCAGACCGATTCGTTCGGGTCGATGCGACGCAATCTCCCGAGTCGGTACTCGAGACGGTCCGATCTGTGCTGGCGACGGCACTTGAAGAGTAG
- a CDS encoding complex I NDUFA9 subunit family protein — protein MKVLVAGGTGFIGSHLCTELVERGHEVTSLSRNPTSEDAADLPDEVDLASGDVSDYDTIVDTVADHDAVVNFVSLSPLYQPPSGTDHETVHLGGTENLVRAAEEGEVERFLQISALGADPDGPTPYIRAKGRAEEIVREAALGWTIVRPSIVFGDGAEFLEFTKQLTTPYLTGLPGGGETRFQPIWVGDFAPMLADVLEDDTHVGQTYEIGGPQIVTLADATELVYEAEGRSVAILPIPMALTKLGLAVADPLPLIPFGTEQGESLEFDNTVTENDVTAFGVEPEVLLTLGSYLGVRPGEPREESRPLA, from the coding sequence ATGAAGGTCCTCGTCGCCGGCGGCACTGGCTTTATCGGCTCCCATCTCTGCACCGAACTCGTCGAGCGTGGCCACGAGGTCACGTCCCTCTCTCGAAACCCAACGAGCGAGGACGCGGCCGACCTCCCCGACGAGGTCGATCTGGCCAGTGGCGACGTGAGCGACTACGATACAATCGTCGACACCGTTGCCGACCACGACGCCGTCGTCAACTTCGTCTCGCTCTCGCCGCTCTACCAGCCACCGAGCGGGACGGATCACGAGACGGTCCACCTCGGCGGCACCGAAAACCTCGTTCGTGCCGCCGAGGAGGGCGAGGTCGAGCGGTTCCTCCAGATCAGTGCGCTCGGCGCTGACCCCGATGGTCCGACGCCCTACATCCGCGCCAAGGGCCGCGCCGAAGAAATCGTCCGCGAGGCAGCCCTCGGCTGGACCATCGTCCGCCCGAGCATCGTCTTCGGCGACGGCGCAGAGTTCCTCGAGTTCACCAAGCAGCTAACTACACCCTACCTGACCGGACTTCCCGGCGGCGGCGAAACGCGTTTCCAGCCGATCTGGGTCGGCGACTTCGCCCCCATGCTCGCCGACGTACTCGAGGACGACACCCACGTCGGACAGACCTACGAGATCGGCGGCCCACAGATCGTCACCCTGGCCGACGCGACCGAACTCGTCTACGAGGCCGAGGGGCGCTCGGTGGCGATTCTGCCGATTCCGATGGCGCTGACGAAGCTCGGACTCGCGGTCGCCGATCCACTGCCGCTGATTCCCTTTGGCACCGAGCAGGGGGAGTCACTCGAGTTCGATAACACGGTCACAGAGAACGACGTGACGGCGTTTGGGGTCGAGCCAGAGGTCCTGTTGACACTTGGTTCGTATCTCGGCGTTCGGCCGGGAGAACCCCGCGAGGAGAGCCGCCCGCTCGCATAA
- a CDS encoding tubulin/FtsZ family protein, with protein sequence MKLAMIGFGQAGGKIVDRFLDYDDRTNSGIVRAAIAVNSAKADLMGLERIPQDNRVLIGQARVKGHGVGADNELGAEIAEEDIDEVQNAIDAIPTHEVDAFLVVAGMGGGTGSGGAPVLAKHLQRIYTIPVYGLGVLPGTDEGGIYTLNAARSFQTFVREVDNLLVFDNDSWRQTGESVEGGYEQINEEIVRRFGLLFGAGEVSGDQEVAESVVDSSEIINTLSGGGVSTVGFASEEVDLNTGGGLLSRFTGDGSGEDDLDAANTTNRITSLVRKAALGRLTLPCEIEGTERALLVLGGPSEYLNRKGIERGRKWLEEETGSMEVRGGDYPREKPEVAAAILLSGVTNVPRIKRLQQVAIEAQDNIDDIQAESEENLEELVEDDEDELEPLF encoded by the coding sequence ATGAAGCTGGCGATGATCGGATTTGGACAGGCCGGTGGCAAAATCGTCGATCGATTCCTCGATTACGACGATCGGACTAACAGCGGTATCGTCCGTGCGGCGATCGCTGTGAACTCTGCGAAGGCGGATCTGATGGGTCTCGAACGGATTCCACAGGACAATCGCGTTCTCATCGGTCAGGCCCGCGTCAAGGGCCACGGTGTCGGAGCAGACAACGAGCTCGGCGCGGAAATCGCCGAGGAAGATATCGACGAGGTACAGAACGCGATCGACGCGATTCCAACGCACGAAGTCGACGCGTTCCTGGTCGTTGCTGGAATGGGCGGCGGAACCGGGTCCGGTGGAGCTCCGGTTCTCGCGAAGCACCTCCAGCGAATCTACACGATTCCCGTCTACGGTCTTGGTGTTCTCCCAGGGACGGACGAGGGTGGTATCTACACCCTCAACGCGGCACGATCGTTCCAGACGTTCGTCCGCGAGGTCGACAACCTGCTCGTCTTCGACAACGACTCCTGGCGACAGACCGGCGAGTCCGTCGAGGGCGGTTACGAGCAGATCAACGAAGAGATCGTTCGACGATTCGGACTCCTCTTCGGTGCTGGTGAGGTAAGCGGCGACCAGGAGGTCGCAGAGAGCGTGGTCGACTCCTCGGAGATTATCAATACGCTCTCCGGTGGTGGCGTCTCGACTGTTGGCTTCGCGAGCGAGGAAGTCGACCTCAACACCGGCGGCGGACTGCTCTCTCGCTTTACAGGCGACGGCAGCGGTGAGGACGACCTCGACGCCGCGAACACGACCAACCGCATTACGAGCCTCGTCCGCAAGGCCGCACTCGGTCGGCTCACACTCCCCTGTGAGATCGAAGGCACCGAGCGTGCGCTGCTCGTCCTCGGTGGTCCCTCGGAGTATCTGAACCGGAAAGGCATCGAACGCGGGCGCAAGTGGCTCGAAGAGGAAACCGGCAGCATGGAAGTCCGCGGCGGTGACTACCCGCGTGAGAAGCCGGAAGTCGCCGCAGCAATCCTGCTCTCGGGTGTCACCAACGTCCCGCGCATCAAGCGACTCCAGCAGGTCGCGATCGAAGCGCAGGACAACATCGACGACATCCAGGCAGAGAGCGAAGAAAACCTGGAAGAACTCGTCGAAGACGACGAGGACGAACTCGAGCCGCTGTTCTAG